The following nucleotide sequence is from Archocentrus centrarchus isolate MPI-CPG fArcCen1 chromosome 6, fArcCen1, whole genome shotgun sequence.
ctgaactctcttaagGAAGCTTTCATGGGATTTCTTTAAGtagccttcaggaatagttctccaggcttcttgaaggacattcaaagctcttctttggatgttggcttgTTCTGTTCTCTGAAGATGATCCGATGCTGCTTTGGTACTGAGGGGTTTCTTGAAGGCTTTGAGGAAGCCGGTCCATGACTGATATaagaacacacagtggaacactatccaggcttttactgcactggcagtgtgtttgggatcactggcAATCAGACGCtgtccagatggtattgcacagtgaaacaaaatatgaataatcaaaatattctgtgttcataattccataaattttgataatgtttccaacaccactgactgaaatgcagctccaaaccatgacagatccTCCACTGTTTTACAGAGGCTGCAAATGCTAACTGTCGTgactctctcctgacctcctctgtacataattacaatgatttgaaccaccaaaaagagaaaaaaaatctaatttggaTAGATTACTCCATAACACCTCTTGCCATTGATTTTCAGTCTGATTCTTGTGTAAGTTTATGATGGTATAACCAACAATGAGTTATGGGCCTGTTAGACATCTTCACTGTGAGCTAGAGACCTCTAGTGTTTAGAGTGAAAATGCACCAAACTGGTCTCCACAAAGGTGTCAAAGTCCATGATCTGTCATTTATTCGATCTTTCTTAAAAATCATGTTCATcacaaaaaagttaaaaagttcAATATTCATCATGAAAGGGGTACTCTGGATGATCACTCCACCtgagtccaaaaaacaaaagaaatttttaaaaaaaagacaacaaaaaaaggaactTATTTACAAGCATAATAACAATTTGGTtcacattataaaaaaaaaaaaaaaaatagatatttgTCCATGAAACCTTATACTTACATCAGCAGCTCAACAAGACgaatatttttattcagtgcTTCAATGGCTTTCATTTCTTCCTCAGTGAGTGAAAAATCAaatatctggaaaaaaaaaaaaatttgtttcagTTCAAGTGATTTCTGTTAATTCATGAAAGTCGTTTAACTGAAAGGTGCCTTTATAATCTTTTGACCCCTCCAACCTCTGTTTTGAGCTCTGTTTAATCTCAGTGAGTTTAATCTCACCCAGCTCAGAATAAATGGATTCTAAATTCTTAAAAAGTAAGGAgtaaaataccttttttttttttttttttaaacaaaaatcagaACAAACAGAGCACACAGTGGGAGAAACACCATAGacaaagaacaataaaaaaaaaactgagggcttaaatacacaccgGGGTAATTAGGGGAAATGGAAAACATCAGGGAAACACAGCTGAACCAAATCGAGAAAAAACAagtcagaggaagcaaaactgagtgcaaaacaaaataaaatactcaAAACTGAGACACtaaggaaaagtaaaaaaaaaaaaaaatatacaaaaccaACATTGAACTGAGAATCTAACCCATAAGCAAACAACTGAATACATttaacaatttttatttttattttttagcaaacaacaaagttatatacaactatttacattaaaatgcaggcaatgcctctggcattttattttattttatttttttgcacaacTATTTACAGTTTCTGTCCACCACAAAACAGAGGGGCAGATCACAGGCCTGATATTCTCAGGTGTGTCACTCCCCACTGTTGTACACCTGCAGACAGCATTTACAATAgagtctgcctttggtggctttttagCTAGCATCTTCCTTGACcatgactacacaacacacCAAACACACGACCCTAAACGCTAAAATATCTCAAATCTTTTACATTTCAAAACTTGCAATCAaaattgctgtctctcttttgtCCCTGTCACTCTCATAACTTTCACCTGTTCTCAGCAACCAAATTGGACACATTACcatataatattttgattggttgatgtggtgcatttttctaCCAATAGGAAAAGGgatgtcattattttatttttttgttttgtttggttatgtttatttgtttgctcGCAAGCACTTTCTGCTAGGAAATGCGTATCACATGtaaggacaatatacaggaaaaagcatggtgtAAATTATTGATCAAAAACAATACCCCGTTCCCCCTCAGGGGGTGGGGTAAAAATTCCCATGttaaacaaattagagaaagtacatacTGCATGCTTGTACATGGGTGTATACTAAGTAATGtcattctatttatataatctatagcAATAAGCAAGATATAAcgcatacttacaaggtattcacatcatattatactcgtgtgtacaggaatattactacatcATGCACCCATACTATATAATCTACTGAcatcaatgcattatgtataacatcactataatcataaggcaaccatgttgtttacatttaagcaatattgctgagcagtagatATGGCTTTAAAACTGCTCAGTGATGTGTCAAAGTTTGAACAATTGATGaccatgagtcatccctgaccaacatgttagacaatACTCAgtcaatcagaagttggcatcaaaggataatcaataaggctgtagcctagaactgatgttactataaatagACCGGTTCTTTGGGATTCCCATGATTCTCACTATCTAgttactgccagctgttcagtgacctaggTCAGTTTCTAGATATGGGGaaccccactttctccatttcagtcaataatggtcaagtaggtataaccaatcacacagcacaatatgatcacatgattaggctacgccaatcaggcatgagaaaggcTGCacatcattagcatatattatcatagcattagcagcctgaaattctccatgttgtttactctccatccatctatccatccattcatcctgttcagggtcgtgggggggctggagcctatcccagctatcatagggcgagaggcagggtgcaccctgtacaggtcgccagcctgtcgcagggccaacacagagagacaaacaacctttcacactcgcattcacgctctcattcacacctatgggcaatttagcgTAGCAAATTAaactaaccccagtaagtgcatgtctttggaatgtgggagggaactggagtacccggaggaaacccacacaagcacggggagaacatgcaaactccacacagagagagggagaagcctGGGCCAAGGTGAAATCGAACCcagcagtgctaaccgctgcaccaccatgctgccctactctccactttaaataaatatagttaaagtgtacaaaaggtactaaacatccaggaacatGAATATCGCATTGCATATCTTtaaagagtaaagaacacacatGCTAGATTTCATGGCTCAGCtacttgtggttttggagtctatagaccggaaaggtaaaacctcataGACAGATGCATggaaggatggaaggatggatagatggacggATGGTATGACGACAATATCCTCCCGTTTTATATTGCACATGAGGATAAAGGTTCCTTTaagtttttgagcagtgcatatCGCTCCTATGCTGTTTTACAATATTGCAGTATTTTGAGATACCTCCATGATCCTTCACCTGCTGGTCTTGAAGAGACCAGCAGGTGCCTGTTCAGTTTTAAAATTCCCTAAATTTTAAAAGTAtaacattttgaaatattttaatttttgcttattttgtcGTCACCTTAGGAAAAGTAATCAAATTTCAGGCTAAAAGAAATGGTATTTTTACtgttgttaaatgttaaaactgaTCAAATTTACCCCAAACAGTATGTAAAGGTTAAAATTGGCAGTATTGGTTCCctaattttaatttaacatgcactgagaattaaaaaaaaaaaaaacattttgtggtATACTACCTGGAAGTTATGTTTGATCCTCTCAGGGTTGAAGCTCTTTGGAATCACTACAACTCCTCTCTGAACATTGAATCGCAAAGCCACCTGGGCACTACTCTTGTTGTACTTTTTCCCAATGGATATAAGTAGCTCATTGTCCAGCAGAGGAGGACATTTCACAttcaccctaaaaaaaaaaaagacagaggtaAATATGAATGATGTCTTCTGCCAAATTATTTTGGTTTACCATCATGTTGAGGGTTTGGTAACAAcaataatgtttatttatttatttatttttacatgaatGCAGTACTAGAGAGGACAACAACTTCACACCAGCCTGTAAAACGTTATATAGTTTAAAACCTACCAGGATGCATCTCTAGAGGAGCCAATTGGACAATAGCCAACAATCACAATGCCATTCTGACGACAGTACTCCAGAAGTTTTGGCTGTGTGAAATATGGATGGCATTCGACCTacaggtaaataaaaaatatatctgaaaGGGATCTGTGCTGTGTGTTAAAGTTACCAAAAAAATGCACTTCAGCATAGCCTTTAACTACTTTGTAGCATTCATCGAGTAACTAGCTCAAAATCTCCTTGATAAGCTTTTACcactgtaaaacacaaagaacaggaatttaaaaacaaacaaaaagactaaTCAAGAAATGCCTTTCTATTAGTAACACACAATACCAATGCATGCTGTAAAGTACTGTTGTACTATATAGAATATCCTCATAGTGATGTCAGTAGAGATCTAAAGCCAGAAGCTGGAGTCACCTGGTTGGATACAGGTTTGTGCTTGAGGCCAGGTTTATTCAGAATCAGCTCCAGCTGCCTGCGATTGAAGTTAGAGACTCCCAGGGATTTAACCAGTCCAGCATCTTTGCAAGCCTCTAAAGcctgaaagaagagaagaaaataaactgcagaaaaattaaggaaatgtgtatgtggtcaattatttctttgttgtaacaatgcttcttggtaaTTAATCTTTTACcatttataaggaaaatgcatttgtgggttgaaaatgaaaaacttgccaaatcctctgccaatgccaaacaacTCATTCTGCTATTGACACTTGTTTTGTGGTTCTGAtaccccaggtgctgataatcaggcttgtcatcattggaagCAATCTCAATACAGAGATGAGATCCTGCAGCCAGTGGCGATCAcacatctccacagtctgggaccaagCTTTATCCTTTATCAGAGACTACTTctagaatttgggagtggagaggatggaagtCCTGCAGTCCTATCCTCAACTCAATTGAatacttgtgggatcagcttgggtgtgctgtttgtgccaaAATAACCACATTGGCTGACTTGTGAGAAATGCTGGTTGAacaatgggatgccatcccacagcagtgcatgaccaagctggtgaccagcatgaggaggaggtgccaggctgttatGGCTGTGCATGGTTCTCCCACACGCTACTAAGGCCCCTGTTAAatttccaaataaataaatgattcaaAGACCCTAACCCttttatgaagccttatactcatcacagattGATTCATCTGATACTGctattgaagaatttcttaacagtataaatctaccaaaactaaatgaggaACAGGTTGCAGCTCTGGATTCACCTCTCTCAACGTCTGAATTCCAAGATGCCCTACAGCACCTTCCAAATAATAaggctccaggtccagatggttttccagctgagttttataaagaattttggtctgagctagcacccatttttttcagaatggtgactcagattcagaatgatcaaaCACTATCCCCAAatataaactctgctaacatcagcctgcttcttaaaccaggcaaagagcccacactcccatccagctactgCCCAATCTCACTCATAAATGTAGATCTTAAGATAATTTGCAAAGTCTTggccagaagattagaaaatattacCCCACTCATGATACATCCtgatcaaacaggttttatcaagggtcgacatgcagccaataatacacgcagattaataaatgtaatagattactgttccattaacaaattagaaaccacagttgtttctttagatgcagagaaggcatttgaccaggttaactggaaatttttattagcagttctacaaaaatttggatttggttcatccttcattaattggatcagaacactatacagctcCCCCAATG
It contains:
- the LOC115781560 gene encoding aldo-keto reductase family 1 member D1-like produces the protein MNLTAENHRIPLNDGNSIPLLGLGTFGDPQTTPKGTALECVKLAIDVGYRHFDGALVYFNEHEVGEAIREKIADGTIRREDIFYCGKLWNTFHPPELVRPTLERTLRALKLDYVDLYIIELPMAFKPGKDFYPKDRDGKYIYHQTDLCATWEALEACKDAGLVKSLGVSNFNRRQLELILNKPGLKHKPVSNQVECHPYFTQPKLLEYCRQNGIVIVGYCPIGSSRDASWVNVKCPPLLDNELLISIGKKYNKSSAQVALRFNVQRGVVVIPKSFNPERIKHNFQIFDFSLTEEEMKAIEALNKNIRLVELLMWSDHPEYPFHDEY